One Indicator indicator isolate 239-I01 chromosome 21, UM_Iind_1.1, whole genome shotgun sequence DNA segment encodes these proteins:
- the NUCB2 gene encoding nucleobindin-2 isoform X1: MKWLSVLPQQCIFLMACLLMALKAVPIDIDKTKVKGGEGHVEGEKVENPDTGLYYDEYLRQVIDVLETDKHFREKLQTADIEEIKSGKLSRELDLVSHHVRTRLDELKRQEVARLRMLIKAKMDSVQDTGIDHQALLKQFEHLNHQNPDTFEPKDLDMLIKAATNDLENYDKTRHEEFKKYEMMKEHERREYLKTLDEEKRQREESKFEEMKKKHGDHPKVHHPGSKDQLKEVWEEADGLDPNEFDPKTFFKLHDVNNDGFLDEQELEALFTKELEKVYDPKNEEDDMVEMEEERLRMREHVMNEVDINKDRLVTLEEFLRATEKKEFLEPDSWETLDQQQLFTEDELKEFESHISQQEDELRKKAEDLQKQKEELQRQHDQLQAQKQELQQVVKQMEQKKLQQGNPPAGPGGELKFQPRM, translated from the exons ATGAAGTGGCTATCTGTCCTGCCCCAACAATGTATTTTTCTGATGGCATGTCTCCTAATGGCCTTGAAAGCTGTACCTATAGACATAGATAAGACAAAAGTCAAAGGAGGAGAAGGCCACGTAGAAGGAGAGAAGGTGGAAAATCCA GATACAGGACTTTATTATGATGAATATCTCAGACAAGTAATAGACGTCTTGGAAACAGATAAGCACTTCAGGGAGAAACTCCAGACTGCTGACATAGAAGAAATAAAG AGTGGAAAACTAAGCAGAGAGCTTGATTTAGTAAGCCACCATGTGAGAACACGACTGGATGAGCTAAAAAGACAAGAGGTGGCAAGATTAAGAATGTTAATTAAAGCTAAAATGGATTCTGTTCAAG acacTGGCATAGACCATCAGGCTCTCCTTAAACAGTTTGAGCACCTGAACCATCAGAATCCTGACACTTTTGAACCTAAAGATTTAGACATGTTGATCAAAGCA GCTACAAATGACCTGGAAAACTATGATAAGACCCGCCATGAAGAATTTAAGAAATACGAGATGATGAAAGAACATGAGAGGAGAGAGTATTTAAAAACACTGGATGAAGAAAAGAGGCAGCGAGAAGAATCCAAATTtgaggagatgaagaaaaaacatGGAGATCACCCTAAAGTTCACCATCCT GGAAGCAAAGATCAACTGAAAGAAGTGTGGGAAGAAGCAGATGGACTAGATCCTAATGAATTTGACcccaaaacatttttcaaattaCATG ATGTCAACAATGATGGTTTTCTGGATGAGCAAGAATTAGAAGCCTTATTTActaaagag CTAGAAAAAGTTTATGATCCCAAAAATGAAGAGGATGACATGGTTGAaatggaagaggaaaggctgagaatgAGAGAACACGTAATGAATGAG gtTGACATCAACAAGGACCGGCTAGTGACATTGGAAGAGTTCCTGCGAGCTACAGAGAAGAAAGAGTTTTTGGAGCCAGATAGCTGGGAG ACACTAGATCAACAGCAACTCTTCACTGAGGATGAGCTGAAGGAATTTGAAAGCCATATTTCTCAACAGGAGGATGAACTTAGAAAGAAGGCAGAAGATcttcagaagcagaaggaagagctACAGAGGCAGCACGACCAGCTTCAGGCTCAGAAACAAGAGCTTCAGCAG GTTGTAAAACAGATGGAACAGAAGAAACTACAGCAAGGAAATCCTCCTGCAGGACCAGGTGGAGAACTGAAATTCCAACCCCGTATGTGA
- the NUCB2 gene encoding nucleobindin-2 isoform X2: MKWLSVLPQQCIFLMACLLMALKAVPIDIDKTKVKGGEGHVEGEKVENPDTGLYYDEYLRQVIDVLETDKHFREKLQTADIEEIKSGKLSRELDLVSHHVRTRLDELKRQEVARLRMLIKAKMDSVQDTGIDHQALLKQFEHLNHQNPDTFEPKDLDMLIKAATNDLENYDKTRHEEFKKYEMMKEHERREYLKTLDEEKRQREESKFEEMKKKHGDHPKVHHPGSKDQLKEVWEEADGLDPNEFDPKTFFKLHDVNNDGFLDEQELEALFTKELEKVYDPKNEEDDMVEMEEERLRMREHVMNETLDQQQLFTEDELKEFESHISQQEDELRKKAEDLQKQKEELQRQHDQLQAQKQELQQVVKQMEQKKLQQGNPPAGPGGELKFQPRM; this comes from the exons ATGAAGTGGCTATCTGTCCTGCCCCAACAATGTATTTTTCTGATGGCATGTCTCCTAATGGCCTTGAAAGCTGTACCTATAGACATAGATAAGACAAAAGTCAAAGGAGGAGAAGGCCACGTAGAAGGAGAGAAGGTGGAAAATCCA GATACAGGACTTTATTATGATGAATATCTCAGACAAGTAATAGACGTCTTGGAAACAGATAAGCACTTCAGGGAGAAACTCCAGACTGCTGACATAGAAGAAATAAAG AGTGGAAAACTAAGCAGAGAGCTTGATTTAGTAAGCCACCATGTGAGAACACGACTGGATGAGCTAAAAAGACAAGAGGTGGCAAGATTAAGAATGTTAATTAAAGCTAAAATGGATTCTGTTCAAG acacTGGCATAGACCATCAGGCTCTCCTTAAACAGTTTGAGCACCTGAACCATCAGAATCCTGACACTTTTGAACCTAAAGATTTAGACATGTTGATCAAAGCA GCTACAAATGACCTGGAAAACTATGATAAGACCCGCCATGAAGAATTTAAGAAATACGAGATGATGAAAGAACATGAGAGGAGAGAGTATTTAAAAACACTGGATGAAGAAAAGAGGCAGCGAGAAGAATCCAAATTtgaggagatgaagaaaaaacatGGAGATCACCCTAAAGTTCACCATCCT GGAAGCAAAGATCAACTGAAAGAAGTGTGGGAAGAAGCAGATGGACTAGATCCTAATGAATTTGACcccaaaacatttttcaaattaCATG ATGTCAACAATGATGGTTTTCTGGATGAGCAAGAATTAGAAGCCTTATTTActaaagag CTAGAAAAAGTTTATGATCCCAAAAATGAAGAGGATGACATGGTTGAaatggaagaggaaaggctgagaatgAGAGAACACGTAATGAATGAG ACACTAGATCAACAGCAACTCTTCACTGAGGATGAGCTGAAGGAATTTGAAAGCCATATTTCTCAACAGGAGGATGAACTTAGAAAGAAGGCAGAAGATcttcagaagcagaaggaagagctACAGAGGCAGCACGACCAGCTTCAGGCTCAGAAACAAGAGCTTCAGCAG GTTGTAAAACAGATGGAACAGAAGAAACTACAGCAAGGAAATCCTCCTGCAGGACCAGGTGGAGAACTGAAATTCCAACCCCGTATGTGA